One window from the genome of Carnobacteriaceae bacterium zg-84 encodes:
- a CDS encoding phosphopentomutase translates to MGRFIVIVLDSFGVGAMDDVSQVRPIDVGSNTAKHIIQASPTIQLPTLEKLGLMNAIGEELPSHSFSKTANYGTSDLAHYGADSFLGHQEIMGTTPKVPLIEPFNEKIDDVECHLLQHGYNVRRLGEKGAQILIVNNVATVGDNLETDAGQVYNVSACLDSISFEDLKQLGQRVREVVHVSRVIAFGGQKITIDDLLHAFEVRGTHIAGVDAPKSHVYECGYQVVHLGYGIDKNTQIATILDKKNITVSFLGKVADIVQTESTRLFPGVDSNTLFDSLIKEVKEISHGFIALNIQETDLAGHAQDVQRYADRLELSDKRIEELLPLLVKGDVLIVMADHGNDPTIGHSNHTREKVPLLVYSPTIEGKYIGHRQTLADVAATVADYFDVNMPQHGQSFLANIFEEKA, encoded by the coding sequence GTGGGACGATTTATTGTGATCGTACTGGATAGCTTTGGCGTTGGTGCCATGGACGATGTTTCTCAAGTCAGACCGATTGATGTCGGAAGTAATACAGCAAAACATATTATACAAGCATCTCCAACTATTCAGTTACCAACATTAGAAAAATTAGGATTGATGAACGCCATTGGTGAAGAACTACCATCTCATTCTTTTTCTAAAACAGCAAATTATGGGACGAGTGATTTAGCTCATTATGGAGCAGATTCATTTTTAGGGCATCAAGAGATTATGGGGACAACACCTAAAGTTCCTTTAATCGAGCCTTTTAATGAAAAAATAGATGATGTCGAATGTCATTTATTACAACACGGATATAATGTCAGACGTCTTGGAGAAAAAGGTGCACAAATTTTAATTGTCAATAATGTCGCAACTGTTGGCGATAATTTAGAAACAGACGCGGGTCAAGTCTATAATGTATCCGCTTGTTTAGATAGCATCTCTTTTGAGGACTTGAAACAATTAGGACAAAGAGTAAGAGAAGTGGTACACGTATCACGTGTGATTGCTTTTGGTGGTCAAAAAATAACGATTGATGATTTATTACATGCTTTTGAAGTAAGAGGCACACATATTGCAGGTGTAGATGCTCCAAAATCCCATGTTTATGAGTGTGGTTATCAAGTGGTGCATCTAGGATACGGCATTGATAAAAACACACAAATCGCAACAATTCTCGATAAAAAAAATATAACTGTTTCTTTTTTAGGAAAAGTAGCAGATATTGTTCAAACAGAAAGCACACGTTTATTTCCTGGAGTGGATTCAAATACATTATTTGATTCACTCATAAAAGAAGTAAAAGAAATCTCGCATGGTTTTATTGCCTTGAACATTCAAGAAACAGATTTAGCAGGGCATGCACAAGATGTACAACGCTATGCCGATCGACTTGAGTTAAGTGATAAACGTATCGAAGAATTGTTACCATTGCTTGTCAAAGGCGATGTACTTATTGTCATGGCAGACCATGGAAATGACCCAACGATTGGACATAGCAATCATACACGAGAAAAAGTGCCTTTGCTTGTATATTCACCAACTATTGAAGGGAAATATATTGGACATAGACAAACATTAGCTGACGTGGCAGCGACAGTGGCCGATTACTTTGATGTAAACATGCCACAACATGGACAATCTTTCTTAGCAAATATTTTTGAGGAAAAAGCATGA
- a CDS encoding GntR family transcriptional regulator, giving the protein MVELFLKKKGDVIYRLASNLLQLKKGDRLPSVSEYQELFQVSRGTVQNAMAYLKEAGAFQSKSKGHLGSYIESVDYSILQTFALSDTIMGTMTLPYSKLYEGLATGIYDEFRENRVKLNLAYIRGSKERLKAVARENYHFAVLSKFAALKAIEENTPIDIVVDFGKHTYLSEHILIFADKKASKIINGMKVAIDYNSIDQQLLTEKLIYEKNVELVEVPGHQIVSAVRQGIVDVGVWNYDEIVDKNYQDIHYIKLSSDILDEQMSTSVIVVHTQNKSLQAFFKQSFQTENVLTIQRAVYTGTIIPQY; this is encoded by the coding sequence ATGGTAGAGTTATTTTTGAAGAAAAAAGGCGACGTTATTTATCGTTTGGCGTCAAACTTACTACAATTAAAAAAAGGAGATCGTTTACCTAGTGTATCTGAATATCAAGAATTATTCCAGGTATCAAGAGGGACTGTCCAAAATGCTATGGCGTATTTGAAAGAAGCAGGAGCATTTCAAAGTAAATCTAAAGGACATTTAGGTTCTTATATTGAAAGCGTTGATTATAGTATTTTACAAACTTTTGCTTTGTCGGATACGATTATGGGTACGATGACTCTACCATACTCTAAATTATATGAGGGGTTAGCAACGGGGATTTATGATGAATTTAGAGAAAATCGTGTGAAATTAAATTTAGCTTATATTCGAGGATCAAAAGAAAGATTAAAGGCTGTTGCTAGAGAAAATTATCATTTTGCTGTTTTATCAAAATTCGCAGCGTTAAAAGCTATAGAGGAAAATACACCTATTGACATTGTTGTTGATTTTGGTAAACATACGTATTTAAGTGAACATATCTTGATTTTTGCAGATAAAAAGGCATCTAAAATTATCAATGGTATGAAAGTGGCAATCGATTATAATTCAATTGACCAACAATTATTAACAGAAAAACTCATTTACGAAAAAAATGTTGAGTTGGTAGAAGTCCCGGGGCATCAAATAGTATCTGCTGTACGTCAAGGAATTGTTGATGTGGGTGTATGGAATTATGATGAAATTGTTGATAAAAACTACCAAGACATCCATTATATCAAACTTTCTAGCGATATATTAGATGAACAAATGAGTACATCGGTCATTGTGGTGCACACACAAAATAAATCCTTGCAAGCATTCTTTAAACAAAGTTTTCAAACAGAGAATGTCTTGACAATTCAACGTGCTGTTTATACAGGGACGATTATCCCTCAATATTAG
- a CDS encoding aminotransferase class V-fold PLP-dependent enzyme — translation MMTYPLTSLTLEEAQQLQFKLVDAITKYFSGTDILSYGDLGVVKGLNQPSVTKKVETVLADFFNVEATLLVRGAGTNAIRLGLHALLNSGQTVLVHDAPIYPTTKVSIDMLGLQTIKADFNDKKIVQECLKKHQIDAVLIQVTRQKLNDSYDLETLITWIKELAPTINIITDDNYAALKTKGIGAELGATLSCFSTFKLLGPEGIGCIAGKREYIEKLKAENYSGGGQVQGYESLEVLRGMVYAPVSLAISANVGTELCRRLNEGEVKGVKGAYIANAQSRVVIVTLEEPIAKDVIETACQLGALGHPVGAESKYEFCPLIYRVSSTFRQENPQAESTMLRINPNRAGVDTIIRILSQAMNQ, via the coding sequence ATCATGACATATCCTTTAACGAGTTTAACGCTTGAAGAAGCACAACAATTACAATTTAAATTGGTCGATGCGATTACCAAATATTTTTCTGGAACAGACATTTTAAGTTATGGTGATTTAGGTGTTGTGAAAGGATTGAATCAACCGAGTGTCACGAAAAAAGTGGAAACTGTATTAGCAGATTTTTTCAATGTTGAAGCTACTTTACTTGTACGAGGAGCAGGAACGAATGCTATTCGATTAGGATTACATGCTTTATTAAATAGTGGCCAAACGGTACTCGTGCATGATGCACCCATTTATCCAACAACAAAAGTGTCTATCGATATGCTAGGATTACAGACAATAAAAGCGGATTTTAATGACAAAAAAATTGTTCAAGAATGCTTGAAAAAACATCAGATTGATGCTGTTTTAATTCAAGTAACTCGTCAGAAGTTAAATGATTCATACGATTTAGAAACACTTATTACATGGATAAAAGAATTAGCACCAACAATAAACATCATTACAGATGATAATTATGCTGCTTTAAAAACAAAAGGTATTGGTGCAGAATTAGGAGCAACACTTTCTTGTTTTTCAACCTTTAAATTATTAGGACCTGAAGGCATTGGCTGCATTGCAGGAAAGCGTGAGTATATTGAAAAACTAAAAGCAGAAAATTATTCTGGTGGAGGGCAAGTACAAGGGTATGAATCGTTAGAAGTATTAAGAGGTATGGTGTATGCACCTGTTTCTTTGGCGATTTCTGCGAATGTGGGAACAGAGCTGTGTCGTCGATTAAATGAGGGTGAAGTAAAAGGTGTTAAAGGAGCTTATATTGCTAATGCACAATCAAGAGTTGTTATTGTGACATTGGAAGAACCGATTGCCAAAGACGTGATTGAAACAGCTTGTCAGTTAGGTGCTCTAGGACATCCGGTAGGAGCAGAATCAAAATATGAATTTTGTCCATTGATTTATCGTGTATCTAGCACATTTAGACAAGAAAATCCACAAGCTGAAAGTACAATGTTACGTATCAATCCAAATCGAGCGGGAGTAGATACAATTATTCGCATATTATCTCAAGCAATGAATCAATAA
- a CDS encoding ABC transporter substrate-binding protein: protein MKKTVLAFGLFILAVLGIGYVTQQKPAQQPVQETKKIVKVGVLQLLSHPALDAIYKGITDELGNLGYVDGKTMQIDFQNAQADQSNLVSMSQKLVSEKPDILIGITTPATASLANATKEIPIIMGGITYPVQAGLIASEEKPGNNITGVSDRTPIKQQLELMKKVVPNLKKIGILYTASEDNSTRQVEEAKELAKALDLEVVVKSISNTNDIEQVTEGLASDVQAIFVPIDNTVASAMATVVKVTDKYKVPVFPSADTMVKDGGVLGIGVDQYKIGVETAKVVVAVLNGVEPKEKAIVLANEGVVYINETKAKALGIDIPEEIKAKAIIVDKE, encoded by the coding sequence ATGAAAAAAACAGTATTAGCATTTGGATTATTCATTTTAGCAGTATTAGGTATTGGGTATGTGACTCAACAAAAACCAGCACAACAGCCAGTACAAGAAACGAAAAAGATTGTCAAAGTTGGTGTTTTACAATTATTAAGTCACCCAGCATTAGATGCTATTTATAAAGGTATTACAGATGAACTAGGTAATTTAGGTTATGTTGATGGGAAAACAATGCAAATTGATTTTCAAAATGCACAAGCAGATCAAAGTAATTTAGTGTCTATGAGTCAAAAATTAGTGTCAGAAAAACCGGATATTTTAATTGGTATTACAACTCCCGCTACTGCATCATTGGCTAACGCAACAAAAGAGATTCCAATTATTATGGGGGGGATTACATATCCTGTTCAAGCCGGTTTAATCGCAAGTGAAGAAAAACCAGGAAACAATATTACAGGTGTAAGTGATAGAACACCAATTAAACAACAATTAGAGTTGATGAAAAAAGTGGTGCCAAACTTGAAAAAAATCGGTATTTTATATACAGCAAGTGAAGATAACTCAACACGTCAAGTTGAAGAAGCAAAAGAATTGGCAAAAGCATTAGATTTAGAAGTAGTGGTTAAATCTATTTCAAATACAAATGACATTGAGCAAGTGACAGAAGGATTGGCAAGTGATGTACAAGCTATTTTTGTTCCGATTGATAACACAGTAGCCAGTGCAATGGCAACAGTCGTTAAAGTAACAGATAAATACAAAGTACCTGTCTTCCCGTCAGCTGATACAATGGTTAAAGATGGTGGTGTTTTAGGAATCGGTGTTGACCAATACAAAATCGGCGTTGAAACAGCTAAAGTTGTTGTTGCGGTGTTAAATGGTGTAGAGCCGAAAGAAAAAGCAATCGTATTGGCAAATGAAGGTGTTGTATACATCAATGAAACAAAAGCAAAAGCATTAGGTATTGATATTCCAGAAGAGATTAAAGCAAAAGCAATAATTGTAGATAAAGAATAA
- a CDS encoding alanine racemase: MFLDITLTRNPKLLEVAKNLHQSGDILPDTYVLDLDTILQNAKAMADVAKQEQVELFYMPKQFGRNPLIAKKISETAISKAVVVDYKEALLLMKHQLPLGNVGHLVQIPNTLLEKIIAYGTDYITVFSMEKLQQIVDVAKRLQKKQRVLLKIIEPTDTIYEGQYGGFHLSQLEEVVTYLSQQSYVELGGLTSFPCFLFNQVDDIVPTKNIQTLQKAKGFLEEKGITNLAINMPSATSTYTIPKIKALNGTQGEPGHALTGTTPLHQVTSLIERPAMVYVSEISHCLDNHAYFYGGGYYRRGHFEHVIVYEPFRVVRDTLMPFDCESIDYYLKTEKEHAVGSTVLAAFRTQIFVTRSDVAVVSGIQTDNPKLEGIFDSLGNQIRR; this comes from the coding sequence GTGTTTTTAGATATCACATTAACAAGAAATCCTAAACTACTCGAAGTTGCTAAAAACTTACACCAATCCGGTGATATTTTGCCAGACACGTATGTATTAGATTTGGATACAATTTTACAAAATGCAAAAGCAATGGCAGATGTGGCAAAACAGGAACAAGTGGAATTGTTTTATATGCCAAAACAATTTGGACGTAATCCACTTATTGCCAAAAAAATTAGTGAAACAGCTATTTCAAAAGCCGTTGTTGTCGATTATAAAGAAGCTTTGTTGTTGATGAAACATCAATTACCTTTAGGGAATGTAGGACATTTGGTTCAAATTCCTAATACTCTACTTGAGAAAATCATTGCTTATGGGACAGACTATATCACTGTTTTTTCAATGGAAAAATTACAACAAATTGTAGATGTGGCAAAACGTTTACAAAAAAAGCAGCGTGTATTATTAAAAATCATTGAGCCAACAGATACAATTTATGAAGGACAGTATGGTGGTTTTCATCTATCACAACTAGAAGAAGTCGTGACGTATTTAAGTCAACAGTCTTATGTAGAATTAGGAGGATTGACATCATTTCCTTGCTTTTTATTTAATCAAGTTGATGATATTGTACCAACTAAAAATATACAAACATTGCAAAAAGCTAAAGGGTTTTTAGAAGAAAAAGGTATCACAAATCTTGCAATCAATATGCCATCTGCTACATCGACATATACAATTCCTAAAATTAAAGCACTGAATGGGACACAAGGTGAACCAGGGCATGCCTTAACAGGAACAACACCATTACATCAAGTGACATCTTTGATTGAAAGACCGGCTATGGTCTATGTGAGTGAGATTTCACATTGTTTAGACAATCATGCCTATTTCTATGGTGGAGGGTACTATCGTCGAGGACATTTTGAACATGTTATTGTCTATGAACCTTTCAGAGTTGTAAGAGATACATTGATGCCATTTGATTGTGAAAGTATTGATTATTATTTAAAAACAGAAAAAGAACATGCAGTAGGCAGCACGGTTTTAGCGGCCTTTAGAACACAAATTTTTGTCACAAGAAGTGACGTTGCTGTTGTATCAGGAATACAAACAGATAATCCTAAACTAGAAGGGATATTTGATAGTTTGGGTAATCAAATAAGAAGGTGA
- a CDS encoding phosphotriesterase-related protein (phosphotriesterase homology protein; PhP; YhfV; member of a family of proteins related to phosphotriesterase (PTE)), with protein MTWIDGITYMHEHTTIDLSRLKGIDDTNLNCFDETVQEFKGLYERGVRNIVDVTNLDMKRNPVYVQKVAELTQINVIQATGFYQDKFLPDFVTDASVKQLADFMIKEITQGIADTTIKAQIIGEIGTSKNLMTDRERKVFEASVIAHKETGVPITTHTTLGTYGHEQIAFFKKQKTDLEKIVIGHVDLTGNAEYVLYMLDQGVYVEFDTVGKENYQPDLTRINMLKEIEKRGYIDKVFLSMDITRKSHLTYQGGMGYAYLLDTFVPMALENGVSETFIRKMLVDNPKTFMKGSKS; from the coding sequence ATGACTTGGATAGACGGCATTACGTATATGCACGAACATACAACCATTGACTTATCTCGTTTAAAAGGCATTGATGACACAAATTTAAACTGTTTTGATGAAACAGTTCAAGAGTTTAAGGGATTATACGAAAGAGGCGTTCGTAATATTGTCGATGTGACGAATTTAGATATGAAACGTAATCCTGTATATGTCCAAAAAGTTGCTGAATTAACACAAATAAATGTGATACAAGCAACAGGTTTTTACCAAGACAAATTTTTACCCGACTTTGTAACAGATGCAAGTGTGAAACAATTAGCTGATTTTATGATAAAAGAAATCACACAAGGCATTGCGGATACAACAATCAAAGCACAAATTATTGGTGAAATTGGTACGAGTAAAAATCTAATGACAGACAGAGAAAGAAAAGTGTTCGAAGCCTCTGTTATTGCACATAAAGAAACAGGAGTTCCTATTACTACACATACAACATTAGGGACATACGGACATGAACAAATTGCCTTTTTCAAAAAACAAAAAACAGATTTAGAAAAAATTGTTATTGGACATGTTGACTTAACAGGTAATGCGGAGTATGTTTTATATATGTTAGATCAAGGTGTTTACGTCGAGTTTGATACAGTTGGAAAAGAAAATTATCAACCTGATTTGACGAGAATAAACATGTTAAAAGAAATTGAAAAAAGAGGATATATAGATAAAGTATTCTTATCAATGGATATTACAAGAAAATCACATTTAACGTATCAAGGTGGCATGGGGTATGCGTATTTATTGGATACTTTTGTTCCAATGGCACTAGAAAATGGTGTGAGTGAAACATTTATTCGTAAAATGCTAGTGGATAATCCTAAAACCTTTATGAAAGGAAGTAAATCATGA
- a CDS encoding PRD domain-containing protein, whose protein sequence is MIIEKLNILEQGTIIDSETKEWVIRIREALKMYDECLGDTEMEVFLIHLAMADARRKQNDTSVQAMDDAFFKEVQEHEKYALSQQIYTELLSDKHFSEPEMTYIYLHLVNMLGGN, encoded by the coding sequence ATGATAATAGAAAAATTAAACATATTAGAACAAGGTACAATTATTGATAGTGAAACAAAAGAATGGGTAATCAGAATCCGTGAAGCATTAAAAATGTATGACGAGTGTTTGGGTGACACAGAAATGGAAGTATTTTTAATTCATTTAGCAATGGCAGATGCTCGTCGGAAACAAAATGATACATCTGTTCAAGCTATGGATGACGCATTTTTTAAAGAAGTTCAAGAACATGAAAAATATGCTCTAAGTCAACAAATTTATACAGAGTTATTATCAGACAAACATTTTTCTGAGCCAGAAATGACCTATATTTATTTGCATCTTGTCAATATGTTAGGAGGGAATTGA
- a CDS encoding YhfT family protein, producing METSKILELVVIALLGGLCAILSNKGIAVFNDGLRPILPEFLEGKIGKKELAATSFALSFGLVIGFGIPVSIGASIILVHSILLMTDIIGSWAPEGKLGLALSGGVGAIYGIGLVLGLQKVVDLFAMLPVNFMPSLSVVGAPIIVAFSIFPAIAIASQHGMKKGAVALGATLLTLVFVKRFGTITLDNGTAIKLSAEGMSLLVGMIFMIIFAMMVKSDGTESNQALVSVFLERVNRIKKNWLWLALTGGLVAAATSLLIIAGDPISLNLLKDAKFNEAALAAFARGIGFIPLVFSTAIVTGVYSPAGTTFAFVAGIALHGNPAVAFVLGALLMFVEVQLLSLVAKALDKFPGIRDMGEHIRTAMNKVLEIALLVGGAMACEQIAPGIGYFWVIGLLLLNRKAKKPVVELAVGPMATISLGIIVNILYLIGLFIPVVAK from the coding sequence ATGGAAACATCAAAAATTTTAGAATTAGTCGTAATTGCCTTATTAGGTGGATTATGTGCCATTTTATCAAATAAAGGTATTGCCGTTTTTAATGACGGATTAAGACCTATTTTACCAGAATTTTTAGAAGGTAAAATTGGGAAGAAAGAACTTGCGGCAACAAGTTTTGCATTAAGTTTTGGTTTAGTTATTGGATTTGGTATTCCAGTATCTATCGGGGCATCTATTATTTTAGTACATAGTATTTTATTGATGACAGACATTATCGGTTCATGGGCACCAGAAGGAAAACTTGGTTTAGCCTTATCTGGTGGTGTTGGAGCAATCTATGGTATTGGTCTTGTTTTAGGATTGCAAAAAGTCGTTGATTTATTCGCTATGTTACCTGTGAATTTCATGCCGTCATTATCAGTTGTTGGAGCACCAATTATTGTTGCATTCAGTATTTTCCCAGCGATTGCTATTGCAAGCCAACATGGTATGAAAAAAGGTGCAGTGGCATTAGGTGCAACATTATTAACACTTGTTTTTGTAAAACGTTTTGGAACAATCACATTAGACAATGGAACAGCTATTAAATTAAGTGCAGAAGGTATGTCATTATTAGTTGGTATGATTTTTATGATTATTTTTGCCATGATGGTAAAAAGCGATGGTACAGAATCAAACCAAGCATTAGTTAGTGTCTTTTTAGAACGTGTGAATCGCATTAAGAAAAATTGGTTATGGTTAGCATTAACAGGCGGATTAGTTGCTGCAGCAACAAGTTTATTGATTATTGCAGGAGATCCAATTTCATTAAACTTATTAAAAGATGCGAAATTTAATGAAGCAGCATTAGCAGCATTTGCGCGTGGTATTGGTTTTATTCCACTTGTTTTCTCAACAGCAATTGTGACAGGTGTGTACAGTCCAGCGGGAACAACATTTGCGTTTGTTGCAGGTATTGCTTTACATGGTAATCCAGCTGTTGCCTTTGTTTTAGGTGCTTTGTTAATGTTTGTTGAAGTTCAATTATTATCTTTAGTAGCAAAAGCATTAGATAAATTCCCAGGTATTCGTGACATGGGTGAACATATTCGTACAGCGATGAATAAAGTGTTAGAAATAGCTTTATTAGTCGGAGGTGCTATGGCGTGTGAACAAATTGCTCCTGGAATTGGTTATTTCTGGGTAATCGGGTTACTATTGTTAAACAGAAAAGCGAAAAAACCAGTTGTTGAATTGGCAGTAGGACCAATGGCAACGATTAGTTTAGGTATTATCGTAAATATTTTATATTTGATTGGTTTATTTATCCCAGTCGTTGCTAAGTAA
- a CDS encoding CTP synthase, with protein sequence MTKYIFVTGGVVSSIGKGIVAASLGRLLKNRGFKVTIQKFDPYINVDPGTMSPLQHGEVFVTDDGTETDLDLGHYERFIDINLNQYSNVTTGKVYSEVLRKERRGDYLGATVQVIPHITNEIKEKIMRAGETTDSDIVITEVGGTVGDIESLPFLEALRQMKSDVGSQNVVYVHTTLIPYLKAAGEMKTKPTQHSVKELRSLGIQPNILVVRTEKPLPNGIREKLASFCDVDERAVIESRDVDTLYTIPLLLQEQGMDQLVCDLFGLKSAPKAEMSEWKQLEQTVLNLKEKVKIAIVGKYVSLPDAYLSVAEALKHAGYAHNADVEIDWVPAEDITDENVSQRLKDAKGILVPGGFGKRGIEGKIATIKYARENNIPFFGICLGMQLACIEFARNVVGLEGADTAEENPNVTHNIIDLMSDQVDQDTMGGTLRLGLYPCVLQEGTLARSLYGEELVHERHRHRYEFNNAYREQLSEKGLIFSGVSPDGRLVEIIELANHPFFIAAQFHPEFVSRPTRPQRIFNGFVKAALEQK encoded by the coding sequence ATGACAAAATACATTTTTGTAACAGGTGGCGTAGTGTCATCTATTGGAAAGGGTATTGTTGCAGCATCATTAGGAAGATTATTAAAAAATAGAGGATTTAAAGTCACCATTCAAAAATTTGACCCATATATTAACGTTGACCCAGGTACGATGAGTCCGCTACAACACGGAGAAGTGTTTGTAACAGATGACGGTACAGAAACGGACTTAGACTTAGGTCACTATGAACGTTTTATTGATATTAACTTAAATCAATATTCAAATGTGACCACAGGTAAAGTTTACTCAGAAGTGTTACGTAAAGAACGCCGTGGTGACTATTTAGGAGCAACAGTTCAAGTCATTCCACATATTACAAATGAAATTAAAGAAAAAATCATGCGCGCCGGTGAAACAACAGATTCAGATATCGTCATTACAGAAGTTGGTGGAACAGTGGGGGATATCGAGTCTTTACCATTCTTAGAAGCACTACGACAAATGAAATCTGATGTTGGGTCACAAAATGTTGTTTACGTGCACACAACACTTATTCCATACTTAAAAGCTGCTGGCGAAATGAAAACAAAACCAACACAACACAGTGTTAAAGAATTACGCAGTTTAGGTATTCAACCAAATATTTTAGTTGTACGTACAGAAAAACCATTACCAAATGGTATTCGTGAAAAATTAGCATCATTTTGTGATGTTGACGAACGTGCCGTTATTGAATCTCGTGACGTGGATACATTGTATACTATCCCGTTATTACTACAAGAACAAGGCATGGATCAACTCGTATGCGACCTATTCGGTCTAAAAAGTGCTCCTAAAGCAGAAATGTCCGAATGGAAACAATTAGAACAAACAGTTCTAAACTTAAAAGAGAAAGTAAAAATCGCAATTGTTGGGAAATATGTATCTTTACCAGATGCCTATTTATCTGTTGCAGAAGCCTTAAAACATGCTGGCTATGCACACAATGCAGATGTAGAAATTGACTGGGTACCAGCAGAAGACATAACAGATGAAAATGTTTCCCAAAGATTAAAAGATGCCAAAGGTATTTTAGTACCAGGTGGTTTTGGAAAACGTGGTATCGAGGGTAAAATCGCCACTATTAAATATGCACGTGAAAATAATATCCCGTTCTTTGGTATTTGCTTAGGTATGCAATTAGCATGTATTGAGTTTGCTAGAAATGTCGTTGGTCTAGAGGGAGCTGATACAGCTGAAGAAAACCCAAATGTAACACATAATATTATTGACTTAATGTCTGATCAAGTAGACCAAGACACAATGGGAGGTACATTGCGCTTAGGTTTGTATCCGTGTGTATTACAAGAAGGTACATTAGCTCGCTCATTATACGGCGAAGAATTAGTACACGAACGTCATCGTCATCGTTATGAATTTAACAATGCGTATCGTGAACAATTAAGCGAAAAAGGATTGATATTCTCAGGTGTATCTCCAGACGGACGTTTAGTTGAAATTATCGAATTGGCAAATCACCCATTCTTTATCGCTGCACAATTCCACCCAGAATTTGTATCACGCCCAACAAGACCACAACGTATTTTTAACGGTTTTGTAAAAGCTGCTTTGGAACAAAAATAA